One segment of Pyricularia oryzae 70-15 chromosome 3, whole genome shotgun sequence DNA contains the following:
- a CDS encoding phospholipid-transporting ATPase 1 has protein sequence MAPPLQAIGGDTRVPAQRQTRRRHLRIADAIHGTSDSASAIWRRYVSANLERVAAAIPSFHRSIPPSRDGRQVPLSARWRDGVELRDERTGKPYISNFIRSSRYTIWDFLPRQLVFQFMKIANFYFLIIAILQLIPGLSPVASYTTGAPLIVFVAFSMAKEGYDDYRRYKLDLVENRSSAWVLDPNGVVKSRLERSKKGKIGVKRPSKRERTDDEAGQDFGDGTELRQIGEGDQAGGSKQDRHTDHHSTARQNIWSHVQWQDIRVGDVVRLQRDEQVPADLVLLSASGTNGIAYIDTMALDGETNLKSKQACPLLAKRCGTVAGICHCDATVIAEDPNLDIYSFDGSVRVGDKTMPLTRDQVVFRGSTMRNTREAYGLVINSGEECKIRMNAHKSVRAKHPAMQAVTNRIVLLLIVVLVMLAVGLKIGNDEFEAEFGPTNWYMFGVRLSISEQVFGFIILLNTLIPLSLYISLEAIKIGQLYMLQDIEMYDAESNTPIVANTTTILENLGQVSYIFSDKTGTLTENVMRFQKLSLGGYVWNHDMGIRDEAPETELQTLGLMQHLQYNPETPLSERALHFILCMALCNTCLPETTDKGEIEYQAASPDELALINAARELGYVMIDRDSETIKLQRPVSGSNDDVDIGTYTILDVIEFTSDRKRMSVILGTPEGRILLLSKGADSALLPRLRLKQLVDRVAAAVNRRTNRRRSMRMDSARKMSGPVSPSSIGEWSDFGLHDDHTSSEVAMLSDADIFEACFRHIEDFASEGLRTLLFSYRYIEEADYVAWKREYHEAETSLVDRQARIDSVAEKIELELELAGITAIEDKLQDGVPETIDKLRRANIKVWMLTGDKRETAINIGHSAKICQPFSDIFILDASAEGPHIDETMDGVLREVKEGAIEHSVVVIDGLTLTEVENSKASKDLFYDLLTRVDAVICCRASPAQKAVVVQCIRDKVPGSLTLAIGDGANDVAMIQASHVGIGISGKEGLQAARISDYSIAQFRFLQRLLLVHGRWNYVRTSKYILGTFWKEIVFYLNQALFARYNAYTGTSLFESASLTVFNALFTLLAVVLMGVFEQDLSAETLLAFPELYVLGQQDKGLNFVKYFGWMVLGAAEALVIFFTVFAAYSPIYSDDDTTIFPIGNAVFTAVVIFINIKMLLVEMHHKTWIVLGGFLITITGWFVWNLFLALVYHRSIGPYTVRGSFIHGFGRVPKWWLAVIAALMAALMLELIVKSIRRIYFPSDTTIMQEIEAEQRRKQSRANKRHQAERAQEEGRL, from the exons ATGGCGCCGCCACTGCAAGCTATAGGAGGGGATACCCGAGTGCCGGCCCAGCGGCAGACTCGCAGACGGCATCTGCGCATAGCTGACGCTATCCATGGGACCTCGGATAGTGCGTCGGCCATATGGCGCCGGTATGTGTCGGCTAACTTGGAGCGCGTCGCCGCCGCGATTCCGTCTTTCCACCGGTCTATTCCGCCCAGTCGGGATGGCCGTCAGGTCCCGCTCAGCGCGCGCTGGCGGGACGGGGTTGAGCTGCGCGACGAACGCACCGGCAAGCCGTACATCTCAAACTTTATCCGGTCGAGCCGCTATACGATCTGGGATTTCCTACCACGGCAGCTCGTTTTCCAGTTTATGAAGATTGCCAACTTTTACTTTCTCATCATCGCCATCCTGCAGCTGATACCGGGCCTCAGTCCCGTGGCATCGTACACGACCGGAGCGCCGCTCATCGTCTTTGTTGCTTTCAGCATGGCCAAGGAGGGCTATGACGACTACAGGAGATATAAGCTTGATCTGGTAGAGAACCGCAGCTCTGCGTGGGTTCTGGACCCTAACGGAGTCGTCAAGAGTCGACTGGAGCGGTCCAAGAAGGGTAAGATTGGAGTGAAGCGCCCCAGTAAACGCGAGAGGACCGACGACGAGGCTGGCCAAGATTTTGGCGACGGGACGGAGCTGCGTCAGATAGGCGAGGGTGATCAGGCTGGCGGGAGCAAACAGGACAGACACACAGACCACCACAGTACGGCCAGGCAGAACATCTGGTCGCATGTTCAGTGGCAGGACATAAGAGTCGGGGACGTTGTGCGCTTACAAAGGGACGAGCAAGTGCCCGCAGACTTGGTTCTGCTTTCGGCGTCGGGAACGAATGGGATCGCCTACATCGATACTATGGCTTTGGATGGGGAGACGAACCTAAAGAGCAAACAAGCATGTCCCCTGCTGGCTAAGCGCTGTGGCACTGTGGCAGGAATCTGTCACTGCGATGCCACGGTGATCGCCGAGGACCCAAATCTCGACATATATTCCTTTGACGGCAGTGTCCGTGTTGGCGACAAGACAATGCCGCTGACCAGAGACCAAGTGGTATTTCGTGGCTCCACGATGAGGAACACCCGCGAAGCATACGGCCTTGTCATCAACTCTGGTGAGGAGTGTAAGATCCGCATGAACGCGCACAAAAGCGTACGTGCCAAACACCCGGCCATGCAGGCCGTCACGAACCGCATCGTTTTGCTTCTTATCGTTGTTCTTGTCATGTTGGCTGTGGGCCTCAAGATTGGCAACGACGAGTTCGAGGCAGAGTTCGGCCCAACCAACTGGTACATGTTTGGCGTGCGCTTGAGCATCAGCGAACAGGTCTTTGGTTTCATCATCCTCTTAAACACTCTCATCCCACTGTCTCTATATATCAGTCTTGAGGCCATCAAAATCGGGCAGCTTTATATGCTGCAGGACATCGAGATGTACGACGCCGAAAGCAACACGCCGATCGTAGCCAACACCACTACCATCCTCGAAAACCTGGGCCAGGTGAGCTACATATTTTCCGACAAGACTGGAACCTTGACAGAGAACGTCATGCGCTTCCAGAAGCTGAGCCTCGGTGGCTATGTATGGAATCACGACATGGGCATCCGCGACGAAGCCCCGGAGACCGAGCTACAAACGCTAGGTTTGATGCAACACCTGCAATACAACCCAGAAACGCCCTTGTCGGAGAGGGCGCTGCACTTTATACTCTGCATGGCACTGTGCAATACCTGTTTACCGGAGACCACGGATAAGGGCGAAATCGAGTACCAAGCTGCGTCCCCGGATGAGCTGGCCTTGATCAATGCAGCCAGGGAGCTGGGCTACGTCATGATAGATCGCGACAGCGAAACCATCAAGCTGCAGCGCCCGGTGAGTGGCAGCAACGACGACGTGGATATTGGCACATATACTATTTTGGACGTCATTGAATTCACCAGCGATCGCAAACGGATGTCGGTCATTCTGGGCACTCCCGAAGGTCGCATATTATTATTGAGCAAAGGAGCAGACAGTGCTTTGCTACCACGACTAAGGCTGAAACAGTTGGTAGATCGAGTGGCAGCTGCCGTCAACAGACGGACAAACAGGCGGCGCAGCATGCGGATGGACTCGGCCAGGAAAATGTCCGGTCCGGTCAGTCCGAGCTCTATCGGGGAATGGTCCGACTTTGGATTACACGATGACCATACCTCCTCGGAAGTTGCAATGCTTTCAGATGCGGATATCTTTGAGGCATGCTTCAGGCATATTGAGGACTTTGCTTCAGAGGGACTACGCACGCTGCTGTTTAGTTACCGGTATATTGAAGAGGCAGACTACGTAGCCTGGAAACGAGAGTATCATGAGGCCGAGACGAGCCTGGTCGACCGTCAAGCTCGCATCGACTCGGTAGCTGAAAAGATTGAGCTGGAGTTGGAGCTTGCAGGCATCACTGCGATTGAGGACAAGTTACAGGATGGCGTACCGGAAACCATCGATAAGCTCCGGCGGGCCAATATCAAGGTTTGGATGTTGACTGGTGACAAACGCGAGACGGCAATCAACATTGGACATTCCGCCAAGATCTGCCAGCCTTTTTCCGACATATTTATACTGGATGCTTCAGCAGAAGGCCCACACATCGACGAAACCATGGACGGAGTGCTGCGTGAAGTCAAGGAAGGAGCCATCGAGCACTCTGTTGTCGTCATTGATGGACTGACACTGACCGAGGTCGAAAATTCCAAGGCCTCCAAGGACCTCTTTTACGATCTTCTGACGCGAGTCGATGCTGTCATCTGCTGCCGAGCATCACCAGCCCAaaaggcggtggtggtgcaaTGCATCCGCGACAAAGTCCCAGGGTCCCTGACACTGGCGATTGGCGACGGCGCAAACGACGTCGCCATGATCCAGGCGTCACACGTCGGCATCGGCATCTCGGGCAAGGAGGGCCTCCAAGCCGCGAGGATATCGGACTATTCGATTGCGCAATTCCGCTTCCTGCAGCGGCTCCTTCTCGTGCACGGCAGGTGGAACTACGTCCGGACCAGCAAGTACATCCTCGGCACCTTTTGGAAGGAGATCGTCTTCTACCTGAACCAGGCGCTGTTTGCGCGCTACAACGCCTACACGGGCACGTCGCTGTTTGAGTCGGCGAGCTTGACCGTCTTCAACGCCCTCTTCACCCTGCTCGCCGTCGTGCTCATGGGCGTCTTTGAGCAGGACCTCTCGGCCGAGACGCTGCTGGCCTTTCCCGAGCTGTACGTCCTCGGGCAGCAGGACAAGGGGCTCAACTTTGTAAAGTACTTTGGCTGGATGGTCCTCGGCGCCGCAGAGGCCCTCGTCATCTTCTTTACCGTGTTTGCCGCGTACTCGCCGATTTACTCGGACGACGACACGACCATATTCCCGATTGGAAATGCCGTGTTTACGGCCGTGGTTATTTTTATTAACATCAAAATGCT CCTAGTCGAAATGCATCACaagacctggatcgttctcGGCGGATTCTTGATCACCATCACGGGCTGGTTCGTCTGGAACCTGTTCCTGGCGCTCGTCTACCATCGCAGCATCGGGCCCTACACGGTCCGGGGGTCCTTCATTCACGGGTTTGGGCGGGTGCCGAAGTGGTGGCTAGCTGTCATAGCGGCGTTGATGGCGGCACTCATGCTCGAATTGATCGTCAAGAGCATCCGAAGGATCTATTTCCCGTCCGATACGACCATTATGCAGGAGATTGAGGCCGAACAACGTCGTAAACAGAGTAGGGCCAACAAGAGGCATCAGGCGGAAAGGGCGCAAGAGGAGGGCCGATTATGA
- a CDS encoding homeoprotein: MATEINMPMGPGPLGEAGSLKIDTGSNMEVSIPSPVSAAPGELNETPSPSTPANPNSASRRPPRKSTLTQQQKNQKRQRATQDQLTTLEQEFAKNPTPTATVRDRIAEEINMTERSVQIWFQNRRAKIKLMAKKSLETGEDIDSIPESMRTYLAMQAMESGKGFPGAFLGRGMMPYGHGNMLMAGEQGGPSKVVIHHLTCRSLSIGKWTRVGQNTMDLIVFYSPDKCTMTYYINNEQAGYKIEYHFSCIKSICVENADDPTKVGGIVIELNRPPSFFMDQSPTSNGFFQCGDFTEDQQASQCLVHHLGGNPKVLSGQLAKLVSLESFMNRHNTMAYHPDPMAHGGMPVSAPVSPTNRPSSQPNFAQPHVGLFQESQWGISPAHHVMRGPGHKRQRSRSVPIAVDFSMLQTPMPSFYIQHPGEAQPQPHSPNIYAPVPQQPHALSPAGPGLRIDTQAGFGLDMRQYPMSATTAPSPSEYNSPSFFSQAPENTPLPASNFNTPYSSTFLSPMMNATNLNVPQSVSPISFSGGDPAIVDQSPPMSMLGRSASADIYHGGDSSAISDDGHSLNDMYSKHAITLPMHPPHSPAFVEPSQAELDMNQLVQFDTVDPSSLSPESVHQGIGGQ; encoded by the exons ATGGCTACTGAGATTAATATGCCCATGGGCCCTGGCCCCCTCGGTGAAGCCGGCTCTCTCAAGATTGATACTGGCTCCAACATGGAGGTCTCAATTCCATCACCCGTCTCGGCCGCCCCTGGCGAACTTAACGAGACACCATCGCCCTCGACGCCCGCCAACCCGAACTCTGCCTCTCGCCGCCCACCGCGCAAGAGCACCCTGACGCAGCAGCAGAAGAACCAGAAGCGCCAGCGGGCCACCCAGGACCAGCTGACGACCCTGGAGCAGGAGTTCGCCAAGAACCCGACACCCACAGCAACTGTTCGTGACAGGATAGCCGAGGAAATCAACATGACCGAGAGGTCTGTTCAGATTTGGTTCCAGAACAG GCGCGCCAAGATCAAGTTGATGGCCAAGAAGAGCCTGGAGACTGGCGAGGATATTGACAGCATACCGGAGTCGATGCGCACATACCTCGCTATGCAGGCTATGGAGTCTGGTAAAGGTTTTCCCGGTGCCTTCCTTGGCCGTGGTATGATGCCATATGGCCATGGAAACATGCTCATGGCGGGAGAGCAGGGCGGTCCCAGCAAAGTTG TGATTCACCATCTTACCTGCCGCTCTCTGAGCATCGGAAAGTGGACACGTGTAGGCCAGAACACGATGGACCTGATCGTTTTCTACTCGCCCGACAAGTGCACCATGACCTACTACATCAACAACGAGCAAGCAGGATACAAGATCGAGTATCACTTCTCGTGCATCAAGAGCATTTGCGTAGAGAATGCCGATGACCCGACCAAGGTCGGAGGCATTGTCATTGAACTGAACCGACCCCCGAGCTTCTTCATGGACCAGTCGCCGACTTCGAATGGCTTCTTCCAGTGTGGCGACTTCACCGAGGACCAGCAGGCATCTCAATGTCTCGTCCACCACCTCGGTGGCAACCCCAAGGTGCTCAGCGGTCAACTCGCCAAACTGGTATCACTCGAATCATTCATGAACCGCCACAACACAATGGCCTACCACCCCGACCCGATGGCCCACGGTGGCATGCCTGTGTCTGCTCCAGTATCGCCCACCAACAGGCCCTCATCTCAGCCCAACTTTGCGCAGCCGCACGTCGGTCTATTCCAGGAATCCCAGTGGGGCATCTCACCAGCGCACCATGTTATGCGTGGTCCCGGCCACAAGAGACAGCGCAGTCGCTCTGTGCCGATCGCCGTCGACTTCTCGATGCTGCAAACCCCAATGCCGTCGTTCTACATCCAGCACCCCGGAGAGGCTCAGCCGCAGCCGCATAGCCCCAACATCTATGCTCCTGTGCCTCAGCAGCCGCACGCGCTTTCGCCTGCCGGCCCCGGCCTGCGCATCGATACTCAAGCTGGTTTTGGACTCGATATGCGCCAGTATCCCATGTCAGCCACGACTGCTCCTTCGCCCTCGGAGTACAACAGCCcgtctttcttttcccaGGCGCCTGAGAACACGCCGCTACCCGCATCTAACTTCAACACTCCCTACAGCAGCACTTTCCTGTCGCCCATGATGAATGCTACGAACCTGAATGTCCCTCAGTCTGTGTCTCCCATCTCTTTCTCTGGCGGAGACCCGGCAATCGTCGATCAATCTCCTCCCATGTCTATGCTTGGACGCAGCGCCTCGGCCGACATTTATCACGGCGGCGACTCGTCTGCGATCTCGGATGATGGCCACAGCCTGAACGACATGTACTCCAAACACGCCATCACGTTGCCAATGCACCCTCCTCACTCGCCAGCTTTCGTTGAGCCTAGCCAGGCCGAACTTGACATGAACCAATTGGTCCAGTTCGATACGGTTGACCCATCGAGTCTATCTCCCGAGAGCGTCCACCAAGGCATTGGTGGCCAGTGA